One part of the Sphingobacterium sp. LZ7M1 genome encodes these proteins:
- a CDS encoding NAD(P)H-quinone oxidoreductase translates to MRAAVMTTFGGPEVFQIEEREDLTPTGDELVIEVKAAGINRPDVFQRKGHYPAPAHVIQEIPGLEVSGIVSSIGPEVHRFKVGDEVMALLPGVGYATQACVSERACLPKPKNLSFEEAACIPETVYTVWHNVFQRGRLKRGERVLIHGGTGGIGTTAIQICKQFGAIVYCTVGSEEKRKVALDLGADKAINYKTEDFVDVLKPEGLDVILDSIGGVYFNKHIALLHEDGRLVQINAMEGGKVELNLLKLMQKRITVTGSTLRGRDLSFKGELTKEIETNILPLLEKGVIRPLLTKIFPFEEVIEAHRYFESPEQYGKIVLRMDS, encoded by the coding sequence ATGAGAGCAGCAGTAATGACAACATTTGGAGGGCCTGAGGTTTTTCAAATTGAAGAAAGGGAAGATTTAACACCGACTGGGGATGAGCTAGTGATTGAGGTCAAGGCTGCTGGAATTAACCGTCCAGATGTCTTTCAAAGAAAGGGGCATTATCCAGCTCCAGCGCATGTCATCCAGGAAATTCCAGGTTTGGAAGTTTCCGGTATCGTTAGCTCCATTGGACCAGAGGTGCACAGATTTAAGGTTGGGGATGAAGTGATGGCTCTGTTGCCAGGTGTAGGTTATGCGACCCAAGCTTGCGTATCAGAAAGAGCATGTTTGCCAAAGCCCAAAAACTTGAGTTTTGAGGAGGCAGCTTGTATTCCGGAGACGGTTTATACTGTTTGGCATAATGTCTTTCAAAGGGGGCGATTAAAGAGGGGTGAGCGGGTACTGATCCATGGAGGAACAGGAGGCATTGGGACCACGGCAATTCAGATTTGTAAGCAATTTGGTGCCATAGTCTATTGTACCGTAGGGTCAGAAGAAAAAAGAAAGGTAGCTTTGGACCTTGGTGCTGATAAAGCCATTAATTATAAGACTGAAGATTTTGTTGATGTCCTCAAGCCGGAAGGTCTGGATGTAATATTGGACAGTATAGGTGGGGTATATTTCAACAAGCACATCGCATTGCTGCATGAAGATGGAAGGTTGGTACAGATCAATGCCATGGAAGGCGGAAAAGTGGAATTGAATCTTCTGAAGCTGATGCAAAAACGGATCACGGTGACGGGTTCGACATTGAGAGGGCGAGACCTTTCGTTCAAAGGAGAGTTGACAAAAGAAATTGAAACAAATATTTTACCTCTTTTAGAAAAAGGGGTGATCAGACCACTGCTAACTAAAATCTTTCCCTTTGAGGAGGTAATTGAGGCACATCGCTATTTTGAGAGTCCAGAACAGTATGGGAAAATAGTGCTTAGAATGGATAGCTAA
- a CDS encoding GH92 family glycosyl hydrolase: MNLKFITTALLIGTTVLSGFAQKVGKVEKPIDLVSTLVGTQSTYFLSSGNTYPAIALPWGMNFWSPQTGKMGDGWMYTYTAEKLRGIKQTHQPSPWMNDYGQFSIMAMVDNKTFDQDKRASYFSHKAEVARPHYYSVYLADYDTKVELTPTERASYFRFTFPKTDSAFVLIDAFDKGSYVEVIPKENKIVGYSTKNSGGVPENFKNYFVMTFDKPFANVSTFADSVLTDGRFMVKADHVGAIVGFQNANAGEQVLMKAASSFISPEQAVQNLKELDGVTFDEQVKKGEDIWNKELGKIEIEGGNIDQMRTFYSSLYRSLLFPRMFYEINAQGEVVHYSPYNGKVLPGYMFTDTGFWDTFRALFPFLNLMYPEINEKMQEGLANAYREGGWLPEWASPGYRNIMVGNNSASVVADAYIKGVRSKDIETLYEAVLKGANNAGPITAVGRAGAEYYNELGYVPYDVKINENAARSLEYSYDDFAIYQLAKSLNKDSDKDFYKKRAYNYQKLFDPSTGLMRGKNKDGSWSTPFNPFKWGDAFTEGNSWHYSWSVFQDVEGFSKLLGGHKAMEIKLDSVFTLPPIFDDSYYGFPIHEIREMQIANMGQYAHGNQPIQHMIYLYNHVGAPWKAQYWIRETMNRMYSPNPDGYCGDEDNGQTSAWYVFSAIGFYPVTPATDEYVLGSPVFDKVTLHLSNGKTVNIESKNNSDQNRYIQNMKWNGKNYTKNYINHSELLKGANLQFDMGAEPNKKRGINKADLPYSISKDDQ, encoded by the coding sequence ATGAACTTAAAATTTATTACTACAGCTTTATTGATAGGTACGACTGTCTTATCAGGATTTGCTCAAAAAGTTGGGAAGGTTGAGAAACCGATCGATTTGGTGAGCACCTTGGTGGGTACACAATCTACTTATTTTTTATCCAGCGGTAATACTTATCCAGCGATAGCCCTGCCATGGGGGATGAACTTTTGGAGTCCCCAAACCGGAAAGATGGGCGATGGATGGATGTACACCTATACCGCAGAGAAATTGCGTGGAATAAAACAGACCCATCAGCCATCACCTTGGATGAACGATTATGGTCAATTTTCCATTATGGCGATGGTCGATAATAAGACTTTCGATCAGGACAAACGTGCGAGTTACTTTTCGCATAAGGCCGAGGTTGCAAGACCACATTACTATTCAGTATACCTTGCTGACTATGATACCAAGGTGGAGCTAACTCCGACAGAACGTGCTTCATATTTTAGGTTTACTTTTCCAAAAACAGATTCAGCTTTTGTATTGATCGATGCTTTTGATAAGGGTTCTTACGTAGAAGTTATTCCTAAGGAGAACAAAATCGTTGGTTATAGTACGAAGAACAGCGGTGGAGTTCCTGAGAACTTCAAGAATTATTTCGTGATGACCTTTGATAAGCCATTTGCGAATGTTTCAACTTTCGCTGATTCAGTTTTGACTGATGGCCGGTTTATGGTAAAAGCAGACCACGTGGGCGCTATTGTAGGGTTCCAGAATGCGAATGCAGGTGAACAAGTGTTGATGAAAGCTGCCTCTTCTTTTATTAGTCCTGAACAAGCGGTTCAAAACTTGAAGGAGTTAGATGGTGTAACATTTGACGAACAGGTTAAAAAAGGAGAGGATATCTGGAATAAGGAATTAGGAAAGATTGAAATAGAAGGAGGAAACATTGACCAGATGCGTACGTTCTATTCTTCCCTGTACCGATCGTTATTGTTCCCAAGGATGTTCTATGAGATCAATGCACAGGGCGAGGTGGTTCACTATTCTCCATATAATGGGAAAGTGCTACCAGGCTATATGTTTACTGATACCGGATTTTGGGATACGTTCAGGGCCTTATTTCCATTCCTGAACTTGATGTACCCAGAGATCAATGAAAAGATGCAGGAAGGCTTGGCAAACGCCTACCGTGAAGGTGGTTGGTTGCCTGAATGGGCGAGTCCTGGTTATAGAAATATCATGGTCGGTAACAATTCTGCTTCTGTAGTAGCTGATGCGTACATCAAAGGGGTTAGATCTAAAGATATTGAGACCTTGTATGAGGCGGTATTAAAAGGTGCCAACAATGCAGGGCCGATAACAGCAGTAGGTAGAGCAGGGGCCGAATACTATAATGAATTGGGTTATGTGCCATATGATGTGAAAATTAACGAAAATGCTGCCCGTTCTCTAGAATACTCTTATGATGACTTTGCTATCTATCAATTAGCAAAATCATTGAACAAAGATTCCGATAAAGATTTCTACAAAAAGAGAGCTTATAACTATCAGAAGTTATTTGACCCATCAACAGGCTTGATGCGCGGTAAGAATAAGGATGGATCATGGTCTACACCATTCAATCCATTCAAATGGGGAGATGCTTTTACAGAAGGTAACAGTTGGCATTACAGCTGGTCCGTATTCCAGGACGTTGAAGGGTTTTCGAAATTGTTAGGTGGACATAAAGCAATGGAAATCAAATTGGATTCTGTATTTACCTTACCTCCAATTTTTGATGATAGCTATTATGGCTTCCCAATCCATGAGATCCGTGAAATGCAGATTGCCAATATGGGTCAATATGCGCATGGTAATCAGCCTATCCAACATATGATCTACTTATACAATCATGTGGGAGCTCCTTGGAAGGCTCAGTATTGGATCAGGGAAACGATGAACAGAATGTATTCGCCAAATCCTGATGGATACTGTGGTGACGAGGATAACGGCCAGACTTCAGCTTGGTATGTGTTTTCAGCCATAGGCTTCTATCCAGTAACTCCTGCTACCGATGAATACGTGCTAGGATCGCCAGTATTTGATAAGGTCACTTTGCATTTAAGCAATGGCAAGACCGTGAATATCGAGTCTAAGAACAACTCTGACCAGAACCGTTATATCCAGAACATGAAATGGAATGGCAAGAACTATACAAAGAACTATATCAATCATAGTGAATTGTTGAAAGGTGCTAATCTGCAGTTTGACATGGGTGCAGAGCCTAATAAGAAAAGAGGGATCAATAAAGCTGACCTTCCTTACTCCATCAGTAAGGACGATCAATAG
- the scpB gene encoding SMC-Scp complex subunit ScpB, whose translation MKDIILNIEAIIFASSEGISQKDLREILQEALAIEISKVELAEFIGKLKAKYESEDYPLALVSINDQLQFLTKPAYHDAINQLQIHKERKKLSQSALETLAIIAYRQPITKLEVEQIRGVNCDYSIQRLLDKGLIQIAGKANSIGKPLLYATSGEFMNHFGLSSTKDLPQLKDIVAEENSIGEIVD comes from the coding sequence TCCGAAGGAATAAGCCAGAAAGACCTGCGTGAAATTTTACAGGAAGCCTTGGCCATTGAGATCAGTAAAGTGGAATTAGCAGAGTTTATTGGAAAACTTAAGGCTAAGTATGAATCCGAAGATTATCCCTTGGCATTGGTTTCCATCAATGATCAATTGCAGTTCTTGACAAAACCGGCCTACCACGATGCTATCAATCAGCTTCAAATCCATAAAGAAAGAAAAAAACTGAGCCAATCAGCACTAGAAACCTTGGCAATCATCGCCTATAGGCAGCCGATTACCAAATTGGAAGTAGAACAGATCCGCGGTGTGAACTGTGATTATTCCATTCAAAGGCTTTTGGATAAAGGCTTGATACAGATTGCAGGAAAGGCGAACAGCATTGGAAAGCCCCTGCTATATGCGACCAGCGGCGAGTTCATGAACCACTTTGGGCTATCCAGCACCAAGGATCTCCCTCAGCTTAAAGATATTGTAGCTGAAGAGAACAGTATCGGTGAAATCGTCGATTAA